The following is a genomic window from Prevotella nigrescens.
AACCATAGCCAAAGTTTTCTACAAAGATGGCTGCACCGACGGCAAAAAGCGTAGAAGGCATTGCAAAACCAAGATAAACATAGGCGATATTGGGCAAGGTAATGGCAAGCGTCATGGGCCAAAGCCATTTTTTCAGTCCGTCCTTGCTGGCTACCAAACCACCTAAAATACCTCCAAGCAGCAGTCCTACCACCCCAACAACACCATTGACAACGCCGAATGCCTCTAAAGAAAGACCTAATCCGCCCTTATCGGATGTTGCTCTAAGGAACAACGGACCTACTGTGTTCAGTAACGCTTCGGGCAAACGGAACAGAAGCATGAAAGCAATGGCAACCAGAACCTCCTTTTTGCGGAAGAAACTTGCGAATGTATCTAAAAACTCTTTGAACAGTTTGGAAGCTGAAAGTTGCGTATGTTCGGCATCGGCATCGGGTTTTGGCAATACGTATCTATGGTAAAGACTCAGTCCGATGAACAAAGCTGCCAAGCCATAGAATACCAATGCCCATGAAAGTTGCACCTTCATGTACTTGTGCAGCAGTCCGGCAAGGGCTACCAAGCCACCTTTTCCAACAACCATCGAAATGCGATAGAACGTTGAGCGAATACCTACAAAGAAAGCCTGCTCGTGCGAATCAAGGCCTAACATATAGAAACCATCTGCCCCGACATCGTGAGTAGCACTCGAAAAAGCCAGCAGCCAGAAGAAACAGATAGTGCCTTGCAACCAAAACGATGTGTTAATGGTGAACGCCACGCCTGCAAAAGCTGCCCCAAGCAGCATCTGCATCGACAGTACCCACCAGCGTTTCGTGCGGATAAGGTCGAGAAACGGGCTCCATAAAGGCTTTATCACCCAAGGAAGATAGAACCATGAAGTGTAGAAAGTTGCTTCTGCGTCAGTCAATCCCATTTCCTGATAGAACACCAACGACACCAATACTACTGCTGCATTGGGCAATCCTTCTGCAAAATAGAGTGTAGAGACCCACGCCCAAGGCGATATTTTCTTTTTAATATTCTGTTCTTGCATTTTAAATCCACATTTATAATAATGTGCAACTCTGCACATCGCTTGCAAAGGTAAAGAAAAAAGCTAACATAAAAACAGAAACTACCGCCATTTTATGGGAATGTTATCTTAACTTTGCACCCACAAAGGAATTTAGAAAGGTATGAAAGAGCAATTTTCAAGAACAAAATTACTGTTGGGCAGCGATGCGATGAACACCTTAAAAAACAGCAGTGTGCTGGTTTTCGGTATCGGTGGCGTGGGTGGTTACGTCGTAGAAGTATTGGCACGCAGCGGCGTTGGGACAATAGGAATCGTAGACGACGACCACATTGGACTATCAAACATAAATCGACAGATTATTGCTACGCACTCTACACTCGGACAAGCAAAGGTAGATATAGCAGAAGAACGCATAAAAGATATAAATCCAAGTTGTGCAGTAAAGAAGTTTCAGACATTCTACCTTCCTGAAATTGCCGACCAATTCGACTTTACAGCATACGACTATGTGGTGGATTGCATTGACACCATAGTGGCAAAGATTGACATTATAACACGTTGCCACAACCTTAGAATACCTATGATTAGCAGTATGGGGGCAGCCTTCAAGTTAGATGCAACACAGTTTGAAGTAACCGACTTATTTAAAACGATTAACGACCCTTTGGCAAAAGTATTAAGAAAGAAACTCCGCAAGACCAACGTGCGTAACGTAAAGGTGGTTTACAGCCCCGAAGAGCCGCTAACATCTTTATATTCAGACGACAATGAAGATATTGACAACGATGTTGCAAATATAGAAACTATTGCACACAAGAAGCGTTCCACACCAGCTTCAAACGCATGGGTGCCTGCCACTGCAGGATTAATAATAGGTGGAGAGGTGATAAAAGACTTGTGCAAAGCTGCAAAAACGATGCGTAAAACAGACATCAATAAATAGATATTTCTTTGGAACGAAAGAAGGAATGTAAATAACTCAAATAGTGTTCTAAGTGTTAAATATCACATAAAAAACGCATAAAGTTCAGGTTTTTGCAAGATTTAAAAGCCAAGAATTTTGTTTATACTCTAAAAAGTCTTAACTTTGCGCTACTTTAAATCATACATAAACAGTTTTATGCCTAACATCGTTACAGAGAAAAAGAATAGAACGGTTCTCTATCATCTCATTGCAATCTTGGTTGTAAGTATCTGGGGTGCAACGCTTGTAAACACAAAGGTTGTTATACAAGGGGGTATGCGTCCCGACGAAGTATTTCTGTCACGCTACATCATAGCCTATCTTGCTATGTGGACTCTGTCTTACAAACGACTATGGTCCGCTAATATCAAGGACGAATTGCTCATGGTGGCATGTGGCGTTTTAGGGGGTTCGCTCTATTTCATACCCGAGAACTTTGCAGTACAAGTGGGTAGTGTAAACGATATTAGCTTCATTCTCTGCACATCGCCGCTGTTTACAATGTTCTTGGCAATACTTTTCTGCAATGAGAAACTAACAAAACCTCTTGCCATTGGTTCGATTATCGCCTTGATTGGCGTATCGTTCATTATATTTGGTGGCAATAACGAATGTGCTACGGCAAGCAACCGTGTGTTGGGCGATGCTTTAGCACTGCTTTCAACAGCTTGTTTTGGTGCTTACTGCTTACTTCTTCGTCCATTAGGTCTGAAATACGGCGCAGCTTTCATAACCCGTAAAATGTTCTTCTATGGCGCATTAACAAGCATTCCATTATTCATTATTACACCTTGGCATTATCCTGTAGAGAACTTCCTTACCGATTTGCCCGTTACTTTTAACCTTCTCTTCCTCGGTTTGGTTGCATCTTTCTTCTGCTTTGGTGCATGGAGCTTTGTTACAGAGAAAGTTGGTGCAGTGAAAATAGCCAACTATAACTATTTCAGTCCTATTTGTACTGTTATCATCAGTGCCATCTTCTTAGGCGAGAAAATGACAATAGAAGCAGCTATTGGTAGTGTGCTAATTCTGATTGGTGTATTCTTTGCCAATAAGAAATAAATACATAGAACAACAAAACAGTCTTAATGCGATTTGCATGAAGGCTGTTTTGTCTAAGGTCTCATCAAATATTAAACTGCATAAACCTTAAAGTTTACCATTACAATAATCCATTTCTTCTAACTCAACCCAACCTGCATCTTTTATTTCTCGTAAAAAAAGACGTGCACACATCTCTGCATCATCGCCGGCACGGTGATGTTTTCCATAAAATATCTCAAATTGATTGCACAGATAATCGAGCTTGTTACAGTCAAAATCGTAAAGATGCCGAGCTGCACGAAGCGAGCAATAATAGTCAACATCGGGAGTTGGAAGAGCATAATGCTTTAAAGAATGGCGAATACAACTTATATCAAATGCAGCATTGTGAGCAACTAATGCTGGACAATCTTTTAAATACTTGGTTATCTTATTCCATATTTCAGGAAACATTGGTGCATCAACAGTATCTGACGGCTGAATACCATGTACTTGAATATTCCAATAATCATAACTATTACCTTCAGGACGGACTAACCAAGACTTGGTTTCTACAATCTTACCATTTTTTACAACACAAATACCAGCTTCGCAAATAGAATTGCGTTTAGCTGTAGCTGTTTCAAAATCGATAGCAATAAAGTTTATATTATCCATTTTTTTAATTATAACAATTCAATCTATTTTTTGGATCCACACTTTCTATAGAGTCAATCAGCAAGTGCAAAATTAAGAATAAACTTCGAGGTACTCCTCCTTAGATGTATAAAAGTTTAGTCTTTCTCTCGGTCTTCTGTCTATTTTCTATTGAATAGAAGCAATTCTTTTATCGATGACCTACTTGGTTTATTCCTTTGGGAATATATTGCCTCACAAGTTTATGGGTGTTTCCTACTCCATCTTTCTGCCATAAGCAATAAGCATCCATAAAGAACACGGTAACTCCAAGCAAACATTCAAGATAGAAGTGCAATGTTTATTATTTATAACCAGAACAATAACTTTTATGATTCAAGCCATTTATCTTTTTTTCATATGCCGTATATATTTTTTCGTGCATTAAAGCTTCTAATATATCTCCTTTTACTCCCGATTATAAATCTTTATAAACAATTTGGGGTTGCATCAGAAATGATACAACCCCAGTCTTATAAAATAAATATTAAAATTTAAACTAAAGTCCTAAAGCTTTTTTTGCATTTTCATTATTTGGATTTACACTCAATACTTTGTTAAAGTATTGTTTAGCCATTTCAGCATTTCCTAATTTTGAATAGTAATAACCGAGACCATAGTAAACTTGCTCAAGATATGCTTTTGAATCTGCATCGAGATTTGGTTTGGCTTCTTCAAATGCAGCAATCTTCTTATAAATATCAGCAACTTTATCAGCATCATTTTTCATTTGTGCAGCATTTGCTTGATTTGACCAAATCCAATCTGAAATAGAAGGGAATTTAACCACCATCTGATCATAGATAGCAATAGCCTTATCTAAATAAGAATCTTTTAATGTTCTATCTGTTTCCGTTTCAGCTTTCTCTACCCATGTTGAAGCAAGCTTCGCCCAATCGTTAGAGTTTGCATTGGGCTTCTTTGCCAAATAGTCCATTTGAATTTGCAAAGCTTTATCGCCATCTCCTTGCGCTGCATAAATCTCTGCAATGGTTTTCATTGGTTCAAAATTTTTCTTATCCATATCGAGTGCCTTGTTAAGGTTCTCCAATGCCTTATCATACTCTTTATTTCCAGCTAATGCCTTTCCGTAAACAGCATAATCATTGGCAACTTTTTTACCTGTGCCAGCAAACATTTTATTAGCAAAGTCTAAAGCTTTTGGATAATCACCTTTTTCGGTTGCAGACATCATGCCAACACGAGCAATGTACTCGCTATTGGGGAAACGCTTTAAACCATCTTCAACAACTTCTAAAACTTTGTCGTACTTGCGAAGGATAAAGGCAGTATAACCATACTTATAAAAATTATCTTCAGTTAGGTTAGAATGATTTGCTTTGTCAAACCATGATAGTGCTTCCGCATACTTTCCATCACTAAGCATAATCTCTGCAGCAGTTGCTTCCACGGGGTAATTCGGTTCAACTTGACGAAGTTCCTCAAGTTTCTGGATTGATACTTGTGGGTTTACATGACGATATACCTTTGCATAACGCTCGTAAGCTGCTACATTATGGGGATCAAGACTAATTGCAGTTGCATAATTTTGAGCTGCAGCACCAGCATTACCAACACTATCTTGCAAAGCAACAATATCCCCAAGAAGAAGATATCCTAAGGTTCCATTCATCTTCTTATTAGAAACAATGGAATTGGCAATCTTCATTGCTTCAGTAAAGTTACGCTGAGCCAAATAGACATTACCAAGTGCTGTTAGTGCCTGCTCATCTTTCTTATAAGTTTTTAAATAATCCTTTATAAGATTTTTGCCAGCGTTCACATCATTAGGAGCAGCTTCTATGGCACTAATAATAGGATTAAGCGCAGCCTTATAGCTATCAGACTGAGCTAAGGCAGGAGATGATAAACTTAGTATCAAAGCTCCAGCTAATAAATATTTCTTTGTCTTCATAATCATCTATTATTCAATTAAACACGATATGAAATCCTCAAATAAAACTTATTACATAGTAAAAAGTCTAAGAATTCCATCAATTCTTTACCTTTACTTCACGAATGTTAATCTCAGCACGAGAAGGGAGTAGCCCCGTCTTTAAGATTATTTTCTGTCCGATTGGACCAGCAATAAAATTTGCAAATGCCCATGGCAATGCTTTATGTGGGTCTGCAACAATTGCATATATAGTTCTCACAAATGGATAACGCCCATCAAGGAAATAAGCTTGATAAGGTTGCCAACTGTTATAATCTTCAGCTTTGCTCGTTTTAGATATTGCCATTACACGAATATCATTTCTGAATGTAGTGTTTGTAGAATCGCTTCGATCGTTCAACCAATTCGAACCTATCACACCTATTGCGTTTGGAGTCTTCTTCACGTAGTCTATAACTGCTTTACTATTTTTAGCTGCTACAATATTCTGACTCTTTATATTTTTTCCTTCCAAGATTGAATCAACAACAAAATGAAGTGTTGCTGATGCTTTATTATCGAAAACAACTTCGATATTACCTTTATTTGAACGTGGATAAAGTTGATTCCACTTTGTTACTTCGCCTTTAAGCAGACGTTTCACATCAGTAACTGTTATACAAGAATCTAAGTTACTTTTATTTATAATAAAGGCTATTCCATCGTATCCAACCGGAAAAACAGATGGTATAGGTCCTTTGCTCCTCAAGATTGCATCTTCACCTTTTTGTAGACCATGAGAGGTAAAAAACAAATTAACCTTAAGATCTAACAACATCTTCATTCCCGTATTATCATCAGTATAAATCGGTAAAAGGTGTGTCTGAGGATAACGATATTGATAAACTTGCAATTCCTCTTCGAGAAATTGACTAAAACTTTCGTCAGAGGCGAATTTAATCGTC
Proteins encoded in this region:
- a CDS encoding MFS transporter, producing MQEQNIKKKISPWAWVSTLYFAEGLPNAAVVLVSLVFYQEMGLTDAEATFYTSWFYLPWVIKPLWSPFLDLIRTKRWWVLSMQMLLGAAFAGVAFTINTSFWLQGTICFFWLLAFSSATHDVGADGFYMLGLDSHEQAFFVGIRSTFYRISMVVGKGGLVALAGLLHKYMKVQLSWALVFYGLAALFIGLSLYHRYVLPKPDADAEHTQLSASKLFKEFLDTFASFFRKKEVLVAIAFMLLFRLPEALLNTVGPLFLRATSDKGGLGLSLEAFGVVNGVVGVVGLLLGGILGGLVASKDGLKKWLWPMTLAITLPNIAYVYLGFAMPSTLFAVGAAIFVENFGYGFGFSAYMLFMLYFSQGEHKTSHYALCTGFMALSMMLPGLFAGTLADAVGYSLFFVLVMASCIFPFIVASLLKVDPKFGKKDA
- a CDS encoding ThiF family adenylyltransferase encodes the protein MKEQFSRTKLLLGSDAMNTLKNSSVLVFGIGGVGGYVVEVLARSGVGTIGIVDDDHIGLSNINRQIIATHSTLGQAKVDIAEERIKDINPSCAVKKFQTFYLPEIADQFDFTAYDYVVDCIDTIVAKIDIITRCHNLRIPMISSMGAAFKLDATQFEVTDLFKTINDPLAKVLRKKLRKTNVRNVKVVYSPEEPLTSLYSDDNEDIDNDVANIETIAHKKRSTPASNAWVPATAGLIIGGEVIKDLCKAAKTMRKTDINK
- a CDS encoding DMT family transporter; this encodes MPNIVTEKKNRTVLYHLIAILVVSIWGATLVNTKVVIQGGMRPDEVFLSRYIIAYLAMWTLSYKRLWSANIKDELLMVACGVLGGSLYFIPENFAVQVGSVNDISFILCTSPLFTMFLAILFCNEKLTKPLAIGSIIALIGVSFIIFGGNNECATASNRVLGDALALLSTACFGAYCLLLRPLGLKYGAAFITRKMFFYGALTSIPLFIITPWHYPVENFLTDLPVTFNLLFLGLVASFFCFGAWSFVTEKVGAVKIANYNYFSPICTVIISAIFLGEKMTIEAAIGSVLILIGVFFANKK
- a CDS encoding 3'-5' exonuclease; the encoded protein is MDNINFIAIDFETATAKRNSICEAGICVVKNGKIVETKSWLVRPEGNSYDYWNIQVHGIQPSDTVDAPMFPEIWNKITKYLKDCPALVAHNAAFDISCIRHSLKHYALPTPDVDYYCSLRAARHLYDFDCNKLDYLCNQFEIFYGKHHRAGDDAEMCARLFLREIKDAGWVELEEMDYCNGKL
- a CDS encoding tetratricopeptide repeat protein gives rise to the protein MKTKKYLLAGALILSLSSPALAQSDSYKAALNPIISAIEAAPNDVNAGKNLIKDYLKTYKKDEQALTALGNVYLAQRNFTEAMKIANSIVSNKKMNGTLGYLLLGDIVALQDSVGNAGAAAQNYATAISLDPHNVAAYERYAKVYRHVNPQVSIQKLEELRQVEPNYPVEATAAEIMLSDGKYAEALSWFDKANHSNLTEDNFYKYGYTAFILRKYDKVLEVVEDGLKRFPNSEYIARVGMMSATEKGDYPKALDFANKMFAGTGKKVANDYAVYGKALAGNKEYDKALENLNKALDMDKKNFEPMKTIAEIYAAQGDGDKALQIQMDYLAKKPNANSNDWAKLASTWVEKAETETDRTLKDSYLDKAIAIYDQMVVKFPSISDWIWSNQANAAQMKNDADKVADIYKKIAAFEEAKPNLDADSKAYLEQVYYGLGYYYSKLGNAEMAKQYFNKVLSVNPNNENAKKALGL
- a CDS encoding PstS family phosphate ABC transporter substrate-binding protein, with the protein product MKRTIFYVFVGLILSVASLSSCGRKKAVDGRTDTPTSGTIKFASDESFSQFLEEELQVYQYRYPQTHLLPIYTDDNTGMKMLLDLKVNLFFTSHGLQKGEDAILRSKGPIPSVFPVGYDGIAFIINKSNLDSCITVTDVKRLLKGEVTKWNQLYPRSNKGNIEVVFDNKASATLHFVVDSILEGKNIKSQNIVAAKNSKAVIDYVKKTPNAIGVIGSNWLNDRSDSTNTTFRNDIRVMAISKTSKAEDYNSWQPYQAYFLDGRYPFVRTIYAIVADPHKALPWAFANFIAGPIGQKIILKTGLLPSRAEINIREVKVKN